The genomic segment tATTTTAATCTCCAccccctaatttatccctcctctccccattctctcttcttttctccatcaCTACAAgaaggtaattaagttaaagtgaggtcattagggtggaccCTGGTCCCATATGACTGGTGGGTGTCCTTATGCGGAGAGGAGATtaggacagagacacacacagaggaaagacccTGTGAGGACATGGAGAAGGTGGCCGTCTGCAAGGCAGGGAGAGGGGCCCCGGAGGAAACCAAGCCTGCCGATGCCCTGAGCCAGAACTCCCAGCCTCCACAGCTTTGAGAAAATCAAAGTCCATCACTTAAGTCATCCAGCCTGTGGTGCTTTCTTATGGGAGCCCAAGCAAACATCATCCTatgactttttgttttttgtttttggctacaccacgtggcttgcaggattttagctccccaaccagggattaaacccgtgcCCCTGGCAGTAGAAGCTGGacgttttaaccactggaccaccagggaagtcccaccctaTGCTCTTCCTGATGGAACTCCTTAGGATGGAATGGTAGGGCCCCCAGAAGCTCACAGACCAGCCTGGACTCACCTCAGGTTCTGCAGTCTGCAGTTGGGGTGTCTGAGTCCTTGACACAGCAGCTTCACCCCCCGGCTTCCCAGGGCATTGCTGTGCAAAGCCAGCTCCACCAGGCTGGGGTTGGTGCTGAGGGCAGCAGCCAGCTGCTCGCTGTAGACATCAGGTAAAACGTGCCTTTCGGGGCTGTGGGAAGGACACAGGATGGTCGGTTTAGAGATGTTTGGCCCTGGTGCATGTGCTCAGCCCCTCAGTCATCTCCCACtctttgcccaccaggctcctctgtccatggaatttcccagtaagaagactggagtgggttagcatttccttctcctgggcattttcccaacccagggatcgaacccacgtctcctgtgtctcctgcattggcaggtgggttctttgccacggAGCCTGTGGGCGTCCCAAGcagggctagtggtaaagaacccgcttgtcaatacaggagacataagagacagaggttcaatccctgggtcaggaagatcccctggagaagggaatggctacccactccagtactcttgcctggagaatcccatggacggaggagcctggtgggttacagtccatggggccgcaaagaatcggacacaactgaagcaacctagcacaaaCGCGCGCCAGGGAAGCTCTATATTTGAATATGGACTGAGTATTAGAAGATATTAAGGAATTGTGTCTTTtggttgttgcttttgttttttgctatGCTGATCAATTCCTGGGTTCAATCTGGTATTGAATCCAGGCCCTTCGCAGTGACAGCgggaagccctaaccactggaaagTGAAcatgaaattgctcagtcatgtccaactctttgcgacctcatgcactgtagcctaccaagttcctccatccatgggattttccaggcaagagtactggagtgggttgccgtttccttctccaggggatcttcccaacccagggattgaacctgggtctcccgcattgtagacagacgctttacagtctgagccaccagggaagtccgctaaccactggaccaccaggaaattcccaggaATTGTTAATTTTGTTAGGAATGATGATGTCATGGTGAgggaaggggacacaggttcaatccctggttggggaaataggaTCCCACAAGCCTAGCAGGAACAATCCCCCCCAAAATtttttttgagggaaaaaaaaaaaaagcaagacaggGAACAATAGATGAAGCACATTTCGCAAAATGTTGCTAACTGgttaaataaatgatgaatatatatattcatctatctatctctctatatatactctgcgtatatttgaaatattccattgtaactattttttttttccaagagcaTTAGCAAGCAACTCAGAGAGGGCAGAAAACCATATAGTTCCGCTCCTTGATTGAGTAACTATCAGGGAGCtctttaaatttattgatttatttattttggcagtGCATGCAGTGTGGGGGATCTAAGTTCCAAACAAGGATTAAACCCGaaccccctgcagcggaagcacggagtcttaacccctggcccaccagggaaagccccagaGAGCTCTTTAAAGCCTTTCATCTGTACTTGTGGTTCCCAAGTGTGGTCCCCAGGCCAGCAGCATCACCTGCTCTTCCAGTCTTCATTCTCTCTCAGTAAAGTTTGGGTGTTTCCCCCGTTATGCTGTCTTATGTCAGTTTAATTCTTAGGCCCAGCCAGAGACCCTAAGAAGGAAGAGGATTCTTCTTCCCCCGCAGTTCCAAAGCTGATGAAATCATTGTGAGACTGCACAAACAATTATTCCATCCGTTTCCCCACAAATTTGCCTTTCCACAGCTTGCTGCCCCGGAAACTCAAAACCCTTTTCTTTTGTCTTGTCACAGCCctaaaaatgtattgtttttgtTAAGACTGTCCCTAAGCCCAAAtactttttgtttaaaatttatttttaattggaggataattgcttacaaCCTTATGTTACTTTCTACCATACACCAACgtgagtcagccacaggtatacacatgccccctccctcttgaacttccctcccatctcccaccccatcccatccctctaggttgtcacggagcaccaggttgagctccccaAGTCAGACAGCAAATTCCCCCCAGCTGTCtatttacatatggcaatgtatgtTTCCACGCTCCTCTCTCAATTTCTCCCGCCCTCTCCTTGCCCCACTGTGCCCACGAGTCTGTGCCCTTTGTCtgcctgtgtctccattgctgccctgaagatAGGTTCATCGGTGCCATCTCTCCAggttccacatatatatatatatatatgcataacccCAAATTCTATGGATCCCTTTAGGGTACTCATTTCTGGGTCCATCCACATGTAAGTGGGAACAAACGTGCCActaaacttctatttttttttttttagcttatgaATCTGTCTTTTGTAAGTCTAATTTATAAGCCCCCAGTTTCACAACCTAGGAGAGGAGAAGAAACAAGAATGTTTCCTTTCCACTCCACTTATGTTGAAATCCTTGCTTCTAAGGTGATTCCTCAGGGAACCCAAACCAAAACAAAGTCCTAgccgaacacacacacaaagaatgtcACTTGCTCAGAGTTTCCTTCACTGACCACCTCCTTTCATGTTGCCCTTCCCCCTCCAAGTCTCTGTTATATAATATTACCTGGTTTTACTTTCTTCCTAACAGATAACTCTGTTTGCAACTGCCTTAAtcaatttcatttcatttgcCTATTGATTTATTTACTATTCTCTGTCTATCTTCCTTCTCCATTGACTGTTTGCTCTGTTAGGGGTACTGGGTGGCTTATTCATACTGTCTTCAACCTATAAAAAAAAATTGcgcagcaacaaggacctacttactgtatagcacaggggactatactcaatatcttgtaataacttataatggaaaataatttgaaaaagtatatatatatatgtattatatatctgagtcactttgctgtacacctgaaactaacacagcattgtcaGTCAACTACACCTCAATGTGAAaaaacttttaaggaaaaaaaaaaaaagaccatatagtaagtttagaaaaattacttggaattccctggaggtctagtACTTAGGACTGTGTGCTATCACTGCCAGGgaatccaggttccatccctggtcagggaactaagatctcctaAGCCCAGCAGGGCaaggacaaggaaaaaaaaacaacctgaaaaAAAAGGGATAGCCCAGTCCACAGatataatatatgttataatatatgttataatataatatatccaGTCCTGGATAATATATGTTGACTGGATACATTCTCCTTGACATGGACCACTATTTAGTCCTGATAAGTATTGCTTagagcttcactggtggctcagtggtaaaaaatccacctgccattgcatgaaacctgggttccatccctgggtcaggaggatcccctggagcagggcatggcaacccactccagtattcttgcctggaaaatcccatggacagagaagcctggcaggctacagttcatggggtctcaaagagttggacacaactgaacaaccattagggtttttgttcttgttgtttaagAACTAGAAAATGACCTGGGCACTGTTGACACTTTGGAGCCAAATAGTTCTTAGTGATGgaggctgtcctgtgcactgtaggGTATTTTTGCAGCATCCCTGACCTCCACCCATTGAGACCCCTATCATCTGTCTGATCTCCCCTGACTGTGACAGCGAAATCCTTCTCCACATATTGCCAAATATCTCCTAGGATGGAGGGAAAAGTCACCCGCTTTGAGAACATGAACCTGGCTAAGGGCATGAACTCGGGGAGCAAGCCCCAGCAAATACTTACGACGTTGCCAGGGGCCATCTCAGCCCGTCTTCTCCATTGGCTTGGTAGGCAGCCCCGAACAGTTGCAGCACCTCGGCGTTCCTGCAGCTCTTCACACAAAAGGAGGACACCATGTATTCCATCTTGGTGGTGATGTTGTTGACCACGACCACCTGGAAGTGGCTGAGGGCTTGTTGGATGAATTCCTCCTCCTGGAGCTCGTACAGGCAGCCGAAGACCTCCAGGGCACCCTGCTTCAGGGTGGACCCCTCGCTCCGAGCCTTGCGGCGGATCCACTCGAGCAGCTCGGTCTTGACGCCAGGCGAGaccttccagcccagcgtcttCTCCAGGTAGCTCCTGGTCTCCTCGTTCAGGAGTCCAAACAGGAAACGGACCGTGAGGGCTAAGAAGCTCCTCTCGGAGAAGGCGTACTCGGTCAGCAACCTGCTGAGGTCCCGCTCGGGGCCGGCTCCGCTCGCTCCATCATCCAACACGTAGTGCATGGCCGCGAAAAACTCCTGGAAACtcaggtggatgaaactgtagAGAGTCTCGCAGTTGATGTCCTTCTGGAAGATGTTCATGTTGAGGAAGGAAGAGACGTCGGCCGCGTCCAGGCCGTGCTCCCGGAGGTCGCGCTCCGCAAAGAGGATCTTCTGTTCCCAGAGGCCGTGGGCCGCCAGGGCGCACAGCCCCCTCCGGTTGGGCGGGGACGGCAGGGTGGGGGTCCCTGGCTTGGGTTGCATCAGACTCAGGAGGTAGAGCAGGTACACGGCCGTCGTGGTCCTCGACCTCCGTCTTAAGAGCCCCCCGCCCTCCAGCTGCTGCTTGAGGCAGGTGCAGACCACCCAGCACACCATGGGGACAAAACAGAGAGTGAAGAGGGGCTCGTCGTCCCTCACGAAGCTGAAGACCTGGCCTGCCTGCTCCCTGTCGTGGAAATACCTGTGGAAGTACTCCTTGCGCTCTGCCTCGGAGAAGCCCAGGATCGCCACGTGCCTGGGATGCTCGAGTGAGCGCTGGAGCTTGGCCAGAGCAGTGGGCCGCGTGGTGATGAGGAGGGACAGCTCGGGCAGGAGCTTTTTACGAATCAGGCTGCCCAGGAGGACCTCCGCGGGGGCTTTCTTCTCCCAGCAGAGGCACCAGGGGCCCTGCGGGTCGTGGAAGGAGGGTCTGAGTTCGTCAAAGCCATCCATGATGACGAGGAGACGCTCAGGCACGCGGACGAGCTCCTGGAGAGGAGCGCAGGGCTCCGGCCAGCAGCCGGCCAGGAGGTCTCGCGCGCTGCGCTCCGCGGTGCCCCGGTTCATCTCCCGGCAGTTGATGTAGCAGACGTAGTCGAACCTGTCTTGGAAGAGCTTCCCATCGGCCCAGTCGAGCATCACTTTGTGGGCCAGCATGGATTTGCCCATGCCCGCCGCGCCCTGCAGGACGACGGTGCGTGGGGGCTCCGGGCGCTCTTCATCTGGCTCGAAGAGGGCCTCGATCTGGATGAGGCTGGCCGGCTGGCCAGCGGTCCCCGCGTTTCCCTGGCCCGTGTCCAAGAGCTTCTGCTGGGTCCATGTGGGGCTGGAGTGTTCCTTCGCCAGGAGGAGCCGCGTGTACCGGTGGCTGAGGTTGACGAACTCCCCCAGGCGCGCGTTGCGGTCTTCCATTAGCCGGAATTTCCTGCGGACGTAGTCTCTGTAGGCTTCCCGGGAATCTAACGGAGAGGAATGAAGGACCGTGAAGGATAGATCGGTCAGCAGCCTTTAATGAATGCGTGCATTAATGCAAACTGTGGTCTAGTGAACTATCTGCTTTGCGATGACCTTGGAAGTCTTTTCTAGATGGAGCCTGGGAACTTTGGTGCTTCGGTACACCACCACAGATCTTGCCTCCTTGTGGGAAGCAGAAGCATCAACATGGGaactattctttttttgttgtttttcttttaacttcccaggtggctcagatggtgaagaatcctcctgcagttcgagagacctgggttcaatccctgggttggggagatcccctggagaaggggacagctacccactccagtattctggcctggagaattccatggacagaggaacctggtgggctatagttcacagggtcacgaagagtcagacacaactgagcgattttcacgaTTCTCGTTAATAGGTGGCCccgtgataaagaacctgcctgccagtgcaggagatgcaggttcagtctctggcttgggaagattccctggagaaggaaatggcaacccactccagtattcttgcctgggaaatactatggacagaggagcctggtgagctacagtccaccgggtctcgaaagagtcacacatgactgagcacacgcgcaGGGATAGTTGATTTATTTTGCAATGTGgtaccaatctctgctgtacagcaaactgactcacttatacacatatagacattctttttctaactattcttttccattgatttaCCACAGGATATCGAATATACTTCACTGTGGTActgtaagaccttgttgtttatccatcctatatagaATAGTTTGGATCCGCTAATCCAAAACTagtccttccctcctccacccacctcccccTTGGCAATTAGCAGTCTgttttctaggtctgtgagtctgttttgtggataggttcatttgtgccatattttagattctacccgtaagtgatatcatatggtatttgtctttctgacttcacctAGCACgacaatctctagttgcatctgtgttgctgcaaatggcatgatttcattctttcttgtggctgaataacattccagcTTCTTAAGgctggaatggataaagaagatgtgatatatatatttatctttatccattcaactgccgatggacatttaggtcatCCCCATGTCTCAGCTACTGTGACTAATGCTGCTGTGAGCaaaggggtgcatgtatcttttcaaagtagAGTTTTGTtcggatatatgcccaagagtgggattgctgggtcgtatggtaattctagtttcagttttctgaggaacctccatgctgttttccatagtggctgcaccagcttacaTGGCTCGTGGCTCACCTTTTCTTGGAGCGGCAGGCAAGACGTCCAGAGAACATGCTGACTCACTGCCCAGCGAGGGTGGGCCACCAGGTGGAGCGTCTGGAAGAGGAATTTGCCAGATCAGCTGGCATGTATCTGACTAGCCCTTCACGACAGTAACTTCCATTACATCAAACTGTCTACATGGTAATAACTCACTGCCCACGGGTAGCGATCATAGTGATTGGCACCTCCATCCATCTGATTAATCCCTCAGCCAGGGCATTCTGAGTCGGCTTGGATTCCTCCTCCCCTTCAGCCCCACACCAGAAACTAGCATTTTTGAAATGTCTTTTATACATGTGTACCTggcatatttttttatttgatacttatttattgaacatcttcTAATCTTTTATGGACtccaaaatatgtatttattaagtacttagTATGAAAAGTGGGGTTTCCAAGCCAGCCAGGGTGATTgagcagggagagggagaaaatgagTAAAGGAATCACAGAGAAAGTAGTGCCTTCAGGGTTCTGACAGATGAATAGGAGTTTTCCAGGTGAAGAAGAGGGAGGTACTCCAGGCAGCTCAAACAAAGTTCAGGGGGATGGGTTAGAGGCAGCTCTTGGGAGCCCAGCGATCatcaggaaggagaaggggcgatcttccccagtggtccagtgattaagaacggccttccaatgcaagagacacaagttcaatccccactgggggaactaagatttcacctACCTCCAGGCAACTGGAGAGAGAAACCAGCATGCTACAATGAGGACCCCACGTGTCACAAgtaagaccaggtgcagccaaattaattaatttttaaaacaggaagcagcagaaaaatcttgaaaaaaaacacagcaaaacaaaaacacaaaagaagggAATCGGTGGGTAGCAGCCTCAGCCCGGACCGTCAAAACCTCCTTACCCCTCCCTTGGTCCTCTCTGTGGCCTCTCTCCCACAGGTCCTTCCTGTTGATACGCTGAAAGACGCCAAGggccagcagccaggcctcccgtGGCCCGAAATGAGCCGCCAGCAGCTGGGCCATTTCCAGGGGACCCGCCGGCTCCATCCGCCCCCAGGGGATCTTGGCCTCCCCCATTTCTGTCGCAGTCCCCAGGTATAACTTGAACTTCTTCAGCTCCACGGCCTCCAGTTCCTCCAAGTAGGTGCAGAGGCGACCCAGCTCACTCCTGAGCGGGGCTGGGGACATGGGGGCTCCGTGGGCCCTCCAGGAGAGAGGCTGGAGGGGTGTTTCTATACCCGGGAGGATTGAGTACACATGCCCAGCTCTGATCACCGCAGGCAGAGACGTGAACGCCCACACAGTCCTTCTGTTGAAATAGTGCCTCCTCCCCCTTCGAttccttcccacccctccccaccacaccCTCACCTCACCAACAGGTCCACTTTGAAGAGGAGGAAGTGGAGACAGATTGGGAAATCGCAGGAGGCCTTGAGTGGCAGTGAGAAAAagctttcacttctctccttccccGCTCCCTGGACCAAACATTCTTTGTCCTGACTACTGTCTTTGCCTCACTGGGTCCGAGGTAGATCATTATCAAAATAGTTCTTGCCCTTGGGCTGGGGGGATGTTTtcctggtggtgctggtggtaaagagcctgtctgccagtgcgggagacataagagaggtgggttcgatccctgggtcgggaagatcccctgcaggagggcatggcaacccgccccagtattcttgtctggagaatcccatggacagaggagcctggtgggctacagtccatggggttgcacagagtcagacaggactgaggcagCCTAGCAACGCATGCTTCCTCATGGGAGAATGAGACCTCCTTTCCGATGATATCGGACTTGGATGTGTCGCTTGCTTTAACCAATGTCATGGGAGCAAATGTGAACATGAAATGTGGGTGAAGGTGAGCAAATTTTTCTTCCAGGTATTGATGAGGGAGACAGAAGCTTAGAGGGGTACAGGGATTCTCCACCATCACACAGCTAAACAAGGGCAGAGATAGCCATCTCATCTCCTTCAGACCAGGAAGCTGCCCTCGGATGAATGAAAGGGTatagtcaggacttccctggtgatcctggGGTTCAGAATCCctcttccagggcagggggtgtgggtaTGATCCCTGCTGGGGGAACTAAGCCCACAGACTCTGGGGCCAGCCTGCCATAATTAAGACCCCACGCAGtgcactgccccccccccccaccccgaagAAGATACAGTCTGAGAAGGATGTAGCTCAAATAGCTATCAGGtatttatgctgggaaagatttaggtgggatggggagaaaggAGGGATCTTATAATtggatattctttttttccttaaagatttatttatttacttttggctgtgctgatcTTTCATTGCTCtatgtgggttttctctagttgtggcgagtggggactATTCTTCCTTGTGGttctcgggcttctcattgcggtggcttctcgttgtggagcagaggctctagggagatggtcagtagttgtggcacacaggcttagctgttccATGGTACAAGGAAccttcactgaccagggatcaaacccatgtcccctgcgttggcaagcagattcctatccactgtgtaTGCctgcaagctaagtcacttcagtcaagtctttgcgaccctatggactgtagcccatcagactcctctgtccgtgggattctccaggcaagaatgctggaggggtttaccatgccctcttccaagaatcatcccaacccaggggatcgaacccacgtctcttatatctccagcatcagaaggcaggttctttacactagagccacttgggaagccccttatccACTGTTCCACCAAGGATGTCCAGGGAGCCAGTGAATGGTTTTGAACATGGCAACAAGGTGAAGAAGGGGTTTGGGGGAAATGCTTTGGTTTCTAGGTCTTTCTAGGGACAGTGATGCAATGTGGATACCCTCTGCGGTCTTCACATtcctctccccccaccaccctTGCCCTGGGCCTTTTCTGGTCAAGTGAGAGCCTGGAAGCGCTTTCTAAGCTTCACCCTGAACTTTTATAGGCTTGGTGAGGAAATGAAGAAGTAGGACACAGCGTAAGTCCTTCCACAGTCTATGTAAACTGGGAATTTCAGAGACGAGCTGTTTGGCTCTGACACTTAACTTGTGACATGCTTTAATCGTCCTGTTCTCAGTTCCCTCTTTCCTCAACCACCATCCACACTGGAAGTCTGCCTCTTCAACTGCTGGAGCTTCTAGAAGGAAAGACAGGACCCCTGTGCTTAGCGGAAAGGGGAGGGATTCGTGAAGGCCAGTCAAGTTTTCTGGACTCAGAATAGAGCTGGATTCATATACAAACAATATGGCTTTTCATGTAACAAACTATAGTGAAATAgaataatgtacatatatatatatatattatatgactgaatcacattgctgtatacctgaaattaacacaatactgtaaatcaacgaTGCCTCAGAAAGTTTTTTTAGCGGTTAAGCAATGGAACTGGGGTTAGTGAACATTTCTGGGTACAACTGCAAAATCGTGTCTCCAGGCAGGGATTCTCAAACCCTAATGCGCATCACCAGGAGACCTTATcgaaataaaaattctattttagtGGGTGTGAGGGTCtgcatttctttctgtctttttattaactttattGGAGAATACcttctttacagtgttgtgttagctttTGCTatgcagcaaaatgaatcagccacatgtgTACACAGATCGCCTCTCTTTTGGGTCCCCTTCCCGCGTAGATCACGGCGGAGCACTGAGCGGACTGCcccgtgctgtacagcaggttctcacTGTTCTCcactgtgcatgtgtgtctgtcccAGTTTCCCAGTTCATGCCTGCTTTCCCCTTGGTATTAGCacctttgttctctacatctgtttctgctttgcaaacaagttcatctgtaccattttcctaaATTCCACACATGGgcaatattatatatttgttttcaacattcaggagaaggaaatggcaacccactccagtattcttgcctggagaatcccatgaacggaagagcttggtgggctacagtccatgggttgcaaagagtcggacacgactgagcgacttcactttcactcacttcacttttcaAGGCTCAGCATGTAATAGTctatatcagtacttcattccttttttgggggaggggcttccctggtggctcagatggcaaagaatctgcccacaatgtgggagaccttgaatcccatggactgaggagcctggtgggctgcagtccatggggtcacaaagagtcggacatgactggatgactttacttacttacttacttttcgatccctgggtcaggaagatcccttggagaaggaaatgccgactcactccagtattcctgcctggagaatcccatggacagaggaacctggtgggctatgttccatgggactgcaaagagttggacatgactgagcgactaacacttcattccttttaatggctgaataatattcttttgtgggacttccctggggactcagtggtgaaaaatcccatggacagaggagcctggtggactgcggtccatggggttgcaaaggagtcagatatgagttgttgactaaacagcaacaatattccTTCATATGATATGGAATGGTTTTGAGTATGGGAGGGATGGAGTCGGATCTGCACCAGGGAAGATATCTCAGGGTGATAGTGGACAATGAACCAAAGGAGGCAGCCTGGAGCTGTGGTGCAGGCTCTGACCTGGGACAGGGAATGCGTTCAATTCAGGGGTGAGTCACACGAGTTCTCAGGCAGGGGGTGAGAAAGAAGGTGGTGGTAGCCTGCACCCTTTAAGGGTTAGACCTGGGCTTCCCCGATGACGCTCTCATTACCTTacctcttccccttccttcccagGAGGGAAAAACATAGTTCTAGGAATTCAGAGGGGAGGGAAGCCGAATCGCTAACCCGTTTCACAATACTCTTTCAAGAAAAcacttctttctcatgggaaggaAGAGACTTGGCAATTTGGGGGCCTTCTGGGGCTCAGCACTTGTTTCTGGAAACACAGGAAAGGAGCCGTTTCAATGCATGACTTAAACTTCTGCTTCTATACATAAGgagggacaattttttttttttaagccaattcAGGAAACACATAAAATGCTTCCTGAGACTTTTCCCTCTCACCAAGAAGATGTGATTTTCTGATTGTAGACAATgacatctctgtctctctctctctcttttggcatgtaagattttagttccctgtccaggcatGGAACCTGTGTTCCAAGCAGCTCAGTCTTAAcctctgaacctccagggaagtcccagcaatgCCATatctttatttacaaatattctaGTGTGTTGTTAATAAGTAGAAAGAAATGTAAGGAGGTTAAgaaatttgggggcttcccaggtggctcagcagtaaagaatctgcctgacaatgctggagacacaggtttgatcccggagtcaggaagatcccctggaggaggaaatggcaacccactcgagtatttttgcctggagaagcccatgggcagaggagccaggtgagtgacagtccacaggtttgcagagtcagataggactgagcttCTGAGCATAAGCTGGATAAAATATGCTGAAGAGTCTCTGGCAGAAGTCTGAGACACGATTTTCATGTTGACTGTAAATCTAAATTCCCTCATGTAGGGGAGACATATCCTAGTTTTTTTAGACATAGCCTTGCTTTTTCtttaagaagttttttttttttttttttttttttttttttaaatttggctgtgttgggtcttagttggggcacatAGGATCTTCGTTTCATTGTGATGTATGGACTCACTAGCTGTGGTACTCAGGCTATTTTTGGCGTGAgggtttagttgctccttggcatgtgggatcttcaattcccagggattgaacccatgtcccctgcattgtaaggcagattcttaaccactggaccaccaggtaagtcccagtGATTAAAGGGAATTTTTAATTGTCTTACTCTATGCGGTACAATGAAAACTCTCTCTGCCCCCATTCAGCTCCATCATCGGTATAATCTACGTTACTCACTAATGCGTAGTAAGGTGGACTTGCTTTTACATGAAGTGACAAAATGCTGAGTTCTTAGCAACTGAATGAGATTCCAGGCTGTTCCATGGGCTATCACAGCGGTGGCTTACATACAccctttttgttcagttgctaag from the Capra hircus breed San Clemente chromosome 18, ASM170441v1, whole genome shotgun sequence genome contains:
- the NLRP12 gene encoding NACHT, LRR and PYD domains-containing protein 12, which gives rise to MSPAPLRSELGRLCTYLEELEAVELKKFKLYLGTATEMGEAKIPWGRMEPAGPLEMAQLLAAHFGPREAWLLALGVFQRINRKDLWERGHREDQGRDAPPGGPPSLGSESACSLDVLPAAPRKDSREAYRDYVRRKFRLMEDRNARLGEFVNLSHRYTRLLLAKEHSSPTWTQQKLLDTGQGNAGTAGQPASLIQIEALFEPDEERPEPPRTVVLQGAAGMGKSMLAHKVMLDWADGKLFQDRFDYVCYINCREMNRGTAERSARDLLAGCWPEPCAPLQELVRVPERLLVIMDGFDELRPSFHDPQGPWCLCWEKKAPAEVLLGSLIRKKLLPELSLLITTRPTALAKLQRSLEHPRHVAILGFSEAERKEYFHRYFHDREQAGQVFSFVRDDEPLFTLCFVPMVCWVVCTCLKQQLEGGGLLRRRSRTTTAVYLLYLLSLMQPKPGTPTLPSPPNRRGLCALAAHGLWEQKILFAERDLREHGLDAADVSSFLNMNIFQKDINCETLYSFIHLSFQEFFAAMHYVLDDGASGAGPERDLSRLLTEYAFSERSFLALTVRFLFGLLNEETRSYLEKTLGWKVSPGVKTELLEWIRRKARSEGSTLKQGALEVFGCLYELQEEEFIQQALSHFQVVVVNNITTKMEYMVSSFCVKSCRNAEVLQLFGAAYQANGEDGLRWPLATSPERHVLPDVYSEQLAAALSTNPSLVELALHSNALGSRGVKLLCQGLRHPNCRLQNLRLKRCRVSSSICQDLTTALIANKHLLRMDLSGNALGLLGVQLLCQGLRHPKCRLQVVQLRKCQLEAEACQELASVLSTSRHLLELDLTGNALEDSGLRLLCQGLRHPVCRLRILWLKICLLTGAVCEDLASTIRVNQSLVELDLSLNDLGDPGVLLLCEGLRHPQCKLQTLRLGICRLSSAACEGLSAVLGVSSHLWELDLSFNDLGDHGMSLLCEGLRHPTCRLRKLWLDSCSLTGKACEDISSALGVNQTLTDLYLTNNALGNTGVRLLCERLSHPGCKLRVLWLFGMDLNKMTQRSLAALRVTKPYLDIGC